Proteins encoded within one genomic window of Terriglobus sp. TAA 43:
- the secY gene encoding preprotein translocase subunit SecY, which yields MFDKLANIFRIPELRQRVLFTLGLLAVYRLGGHIPTPGINADLLAQYFAQNAGSSLGLVDLFTGGSLRRLTIFALGIMPYITASIIFQLLTVIYEPLAKLQKEGEVGRRKITQWTRYVTVLLAIVQSFAIAMMLTKSTTGAPMVTMGSKSFIALCVLTLTTGTGFIMWLGEQITERGIGNGMSLLIFTGIVAGLPNGINDLYEKARDSAWGGFTPLAIAILIVAMVGVVYFIVFVEKSERRIPVQYAKRIVGRKMMGGQSTHLPLKVNSGGVMPVIFASSILSAPLLFANTQFVQNHTFFRVIADGLKPGEPWYQILSAAAIIFFAYFYISIVFRPDDIADNLRKYGGFIPGIRPGRRTSDFINDILTRITLVGAIYLIIIQLIPQMMISGVHLNHLWLVGPFFDRLPNWITNGLGVNFYFGGTSLLIVVGVAMDTVQQVESQLIMRHYEGFTPKSGRSRGRRSW from the coding sequence ATGTTTGACAAGCTGGCCAATATCTTCCGCATTCCTGAGCTACGCCAACGCGTTCTGTTTACGCTTGGCCTGCTTGCCGTCTACCGCCTTGGCGGACACATCCCCACGCCCGGTATCAACGCTGACCTTCTGGCGCAGTACTTTGCGCAGAATGCCGGCTCCTCGCTCGGTCTTGTGGATCTGTTCACTGGTGGTTCGCTTCGCCGCCTCACCATCTTCGCGCTGGGAATCATGCCGTACATCACGGCGTCCATCATCTTCCAGTTGCTGACGGTGATCTATGAGCCGTTGGCCAAGCTGCAGAAGGAAGGCGAAGTGGGTCGCCGCAAGATCACACAGTGGACCCGCTACGTAACAGTGCTGCTGGCCATTGTGCAGTCGTTCGCGATTGCCATGATGCTTACCAAGTCCACGACCGGCGCGCCGATGGTGACGATGGGTTCGAAGTCGTTCATTGCGCTCTGCGTGCTGACGCTTACGACCGGTACCGGCTTCATCATGTGGCTGGGTGAGCAGATTACAGAACGCGGTATCGGCAACGGTATGTCGCTGCTGATCTTCACGGGTATCGTGGCTGGCCTGCCGAACGGCATTAACGATCTGTACGAGAAGGCTCGCGATTCAGCATGGGGCGGATTCACGCCGCTGGCAATTGCCATCCTCATCGTTGCAATGGTCGGCGTCGTGTACTTCATCGTCTTCGTTGAAAAGTCGGAGCGCCGCATCCCGGTGCAGTATGCGAAGCGTATTGTCGGCCGCAAGATGATGGGCGGTCAGTCGACGCATCTGCCGCTGAAGGTGAACTCCGGTGGTGTAATGCCGGTGATCTTCGCTTCGTCGATCCTGTCGGCTCCGCTGCTCTTTGCAAACACGCAGTTCGTACAGAATCACACGTTCTTCCGCGTGATTGCAGATGGTCTGAAGCCGGGCGAGCCCTGGTACCAGATTCTCAGCGCCGCCGCGATCATCTTCTTCGCGTACTTCTACATCTCCATCGTCTTCCGTCCGGATGACATTGCCGACAACCTGCGCAAGTATGGTGGGTTCATCCCCGGCATCCGTCCCGGCCGTCGTACGAGCGACTTCATCAACGACATCCTGACCCGCATCACGTTGGTCGGCGCCATCTACCTGATCATCATTCAGCTCATTCCGCAGATGATGATCTCCGGTGTGCACCTGAACCATCTCTGGCTGGTTGGACCGTTCTTTGATCGCCTGCCCAACTGGATCACGAATGGTCTGGGCGTGAACTTCTACTTCGGCGGTACCTCGCTGCTGATCGTAGTGGGCGTGGCCATGGACACTGTTCAACAGGTCGAGTCGCAGTTGATCATGCGTCATTACGAAGGCTTCACGCCAAAGAGCGGCCGTTCGCGTGGCCGGCGGAGCTGGTAA
- a CDS encoding DNA-directed RNA polymerase subunit alpha, with product MLWRGFQKPKRLAVDTETLTEKYGKFSAQPFERGFGTTVGNSLRRTLLSSIEGAAVTAVKIEGVLHEFQSITGVVEDATDIILNLKQIPFKLNGDGPKALYLRADQPGVVTSGMIEADGDVEILDKDIYIATVSEGGKLDMEMRLKRGRGYVSADKNFDPDLGIGFIPVDSVHSPVRKVNYAVEAARLGQITDYDKLTIEIWTNGTVLPADALGLSAKLMKDHMTIFINFEEELESGLDGSHDGPALRNDNLNRSVEELELSVRSYNCLKNANIATIGELIQKTEAEMLKTKNFGRKSLNEIKEILAQMGLSLGMKIDDQGNPVPGPTSVLPAATLAASFGNFDDEEDEDEDDLVMPETENF from the coding sequence ATGTTGTGGAGAGGTTTTCAAAAGCCGAAGCGTCTTGCGGTTGACACCGAAACGCTGACGGAGAAGTACGGTAAGTTCAGCGCGCAGCCCTTTGAGCGTGGCTTTGGTACGACGGTAGGCAACAGCCTGCGCCGCACCCTGCTCAGCTCCATCGAAGGCGCCGCTGTCACGGCCGTGAAGATTGAAGGCGTGCTGCACGAGTTCCAGTCGATCACCGGTGTGGTGGAAGACGCGACCGACATCATCCTGAACCTGAAGCAGATCCCGTTCAAGCTGAACGGCGACGGCCCCAAGGCTCTGTATCTGCGTGCAGATCAGCCCGGTGTTGTCACCAGCGGCATGATCGAAGCTGACGGCGACGTAGAGATCCTGGACAAGGACATCTACATCGCAACCGTGTCTGAAGGCGGCAAGCTGGACATGGAAATGCGCTTGAAGCGTGGCCGTGGCTACGTTTCGGCAGACAAGAATTTTGATCCGGACCTTGGTATCGGCTTCATTCCGGTGGATTCGGTTCACTCGCCTGTACGTAAGGTGAACTACGCAGTCGAGGCAGCACGTCTCGGTCAGATCACCGACTATGACAAGCTGACCATCGAAATCTGGACGAACGGCACGGTACTTCCGGCTGACGCACTCGGTCTCTCGGCAAAGCTGATGAAGGATCACATGACGATCTTCATCAACTTTGAAGAAGAGCTGGAGAGCGGCTTGGATGGATCGCACGACGGTCCTGCTCTGCGTAACGACAACCTGAACCGTTCGGTTGAGGAACTGGAACTGTCGGTTCGCAGCTACAACTGCCTGAAGAACGCCAACATCGCGACGATCGGTGAACTGATTCAGAAGACCGAAGCCGAGATGCTGAAGACGAAGAACTTCGGCCGCAAGAGCCTGAACGAGATCAAGGAAATCCTTGCTCAGATGGGCCTCTCGCTCGGCATGAAGATCGACGATCAGGGCAACCCGGTCCCGGGACCGACCTCGGTTCTGCCTGCGGCAACGCTGGCCGCCTCCTTCGGCAACTTCGATGATGAAGAAGACGAAGATGAGGACGACCTCGTAATGCCGGAGACGGAAAACTTTTAA
- the infA gene encoding translation initiation factor IF-1, with the protein MPKEDAIEVMAVVVETLPNAMFKVELENKHQVLAHVSGRMRKNFIRILPGDRVAIELSPYDLNRGRIVYRYK; encoded by the coding sequence TTGCCGAAGGAAGATGCAATTGAAGTAATGGCAGTGGTTGTAGAAACCCTGCCGAACGCGATGTTCAAGGTGGAACTGGAGAACAAGCACCAGGTGCTGGCCCACGTTTCCGGCCGCATGCGCAAGAACTTCATCCGCATCCTCCCCGGAGACCGTGTCGCTATTGAGTTGAGCCCGTATGACTTGAACCGCGGGCGTATTGTGTACCGCTACAAGTAG
- the rpsD gene encoding 30S ribosomal protein S4: MARYTGAVCRLCRRDGVKLFLKGSRCFSEKCAIDKRNFPPGQHGQARAKKIVGYGLQLREKQKAKRIYFTLEGQFRSYYEKASNKTGVTGELLLQQLERRLDALVYRAGFALSRRQARQLVRHGHVLVNGKKVNIPSYQIKIGDNVELKEATKKLDIVEGAAQFHAGLAQPTWLQIDREGRTVKVLALPKREEIQIPVNEQLIVELYSK; encoded by the coding sequence ATGGCACGTTACACAGGAGCTGTCTGCCGTCTTTGCCGGCGTGATGGAGTTAAGTTGTTCCTCAAGGGATCCCGTTGCTTTAGCGAAAAGTGCGCCATCGACAAGCGCAACTTCCCCCCGGGACAGCATGGTCAGGCACGCGCGAAGAAGATCGTAGGCTACGGTCTGCAGCTGCGTGAAAAGCAGAAGGCAAAGCGCATCTACTTCACGCTCGAAGGCCAGTTCCGCTCGTACTACGAGAAGGCTTCGAACAAGACCGGTGTTACCGGCGAACTGCTGCTTCAGCAGCTTGAGCGCCGTCTTGATGCTCTGGTATACCGCGCGGGCTTCGCCCTTTCGCGTCGCCAGGCTCGTCAGCTCGTCCGTCACGGCCACGTGCTCGTGAACGGCAAGAAGGTAAATATTCCTTCCTACCAGATCAAGATTGGCGACAATGTTGAACTGAAGGAAGCGACGAAGAAGCTCGACATTGTGGAAGGCGCGGCTCAGTTCCACGCCGGTCTGGCACAGCCCACCTGGCTGCAGATCGACCGCGAAGGCCGCACCGTGAAGGTTCTCGCTCTGCCGAAGCGCGAAGAGATCCAGATCCCGGTCAACGAGCAGCTGATCGTCGAACTGTACTCGAAGTAA
- the rplQ gene encoding 50S ribosomal protein L17 has product MRHRKAGNKLGRNTSHRRALLRNLVTSILIEDRVETTLAKAKAVRPLVEKMITLGKKGDVHSRRQALAFMMTDESVTRLFATVAPRYGDRQGGYLRIVKAGFRQGDGGEKAIIELLGAEKELGAKQQKREDLKAKKREELQKQLAEQGGDENSEAA; this is encoded by the coding sequence ATGCGTCATCGCAAAGCTGGAAATAAACTCGGACGGAACACGAGCCACCGCCGCGCTCTTCTGCGCAACCTGGTGACCTCGATTCTGATTGAAGATCGCGTGGAGACGACCCTGGCAAAGGCCAAGGCAGTTCGCCCGCTCGTTGAAAAGATGATCACCCTGGGCAAGAAGGGCGACGTGCATTCGCGTCGTCAGGCTCTTGCGTTCATGATGACGGACGAGTCCGTGACCCGTCTGTTTGCCACTGTGGCTCCCCGTTACGGCGATCGTCAGGGCGGCTACCTGCGCATCGTGAAGGCGGGCTTCCGTCAGGGCGATGGCGGCGAAAAGGCCATCATCGAACTGTTGGGTGCTGAGAAGGAACTGGGCGCGAAGCAGCAGAAGCGCGAAGACCTCAAGGCCAAGAAGCGCGAAGAGCTGCAGAAGCAGCTTGCCGAGCAGGGTGGCGACGAGAACAGCGAAGCAGCGTAA
- the rpsK gene encoding 30S ribosomal protein S11 yields MAKQQNAAGKSGKGKKFKKRERKNVPYGLVFIQASFNNTIVTITDQQGNTLSWKSSGSLGFRGSRKGTPFAAQQAAMNAATAARDHGLRSVDVRVSGPGSGRESAVRALAAAGIDVRSIRDVTPIPHNGCRPPKRRRV; encoded by the coding sequence ATGGCTAAGCAGCAGAATGCAGCCGGAAAGTCCGGCAAGGGCAAGAAGTTTAAGAAGCGGGAACGGAAAAATGTCCCGTACGGTCTGGTATTCATCCAGGCATCGTTCAACAACACCATCGTGACCATCACGGACCAGCAGGGCAACACCCTCAGCTGGAAGAGCTCGGGTTCGCTCGGCTTCCGTGGTTCGCGTAAGGGAACGCCGTTCGCGGCACAGCAGGCTGCTATGAACGCTGCCACTGCTGCTCGCGATCACGGTCTGCGTTCGGTTGACGTGCGCGTCTCCGGCCCCGGTTCGGGCCGTGAGTCGGCAGTACGTGCGCTGGCTGCTGCCGGTATCGATGTGCGTAGCATCCGCGACGTCACGCCGATCCCGCACAACGGCTGTCGCCCGCCGAAGCGTCGCCGCGTATAA
- the rpsM gene encoding 30S ribosomal protein S13: MARIAGVDVPNNKQARIGLTYIYGIGDTRALQILAKAEIDPLRKVSTLDEDELNKIRAVIEQEGGIEGDLRKEIGLNIKRLMEIQSYRGIRHRRNLPVRGQRTHTNARTRKGPRKGTVAGKKKATK; encoded by the coding sequence ATGGCACGTATTGCCGGAGTCGATGTGCCCAACAACAAGCAGGCACGCATCGGACTCACCTACATCTACGGAATCGGCGACACTCGCGCGCTGCAGATTCTTGCAAAGGCGGAAATCGATCCCCTGCGCAAGGTAAGCACGCTGGACGAGGATGAGCTGAACAAGATCCGTGCAGTCATCGAGCAGGAAGGCGGCATTGAAGGCGATCTCCGCAAAGAAATCGGTCTCAACATCAAGCGCCTGATGGAAATCCAGAGCTACCGCGGTATCCGTCACCGCCGTAACCTGCCTGTTCGCGGACAGCGCACCCACACGAACGCCCGCACGCGCAAAGGCCCCCGTAAGGGCACGGTTGCCGGAAAGAAGAAGGCGACTAAGTAA
- a CDS encoding VanZ family protein: MAIARTAPASVRNQQIAWLPVLFGIAVICGESTNTMGANHTSIWLSQLAAWSGHSDGLVALVNHLLRKSGHFTGYGLLGIFFARGWYSVLRRRVVASWSTLRMRAAMFGILSTAVIASADEIHQIFLPTRGASIWDVLLDTSGAVVLNSLFLAFLAARRNALLHPQTQFITLGLSFAQLPEQFANSHDVRILRAQSVKGIAEIRRGVRNTKRWSAPSLRTPTFTRSQGAATSLTETTEG; this comes from the coding sequence ATGGCTATTGCAAGAACGGCTCCCGCATCTGTACGCAATCAGCAGATCGCCTGGCTTCCTGTACTTTTCGGCATTGCCGTTATTTGCGGCGAATCCACGAATACCATGGGCGCGAACCACACCAGCATCTGGCTGTCTCAGCTCGCCGCCTGGTCTGGCCACTCGGACGGTCTTGTCGCTCTCGTCAATCATCTTCTGCGGAAGTCGGGCCACTTCACCGGCTACGGTCTGCTGGGAATTTTCTTTGCGCGGGGATGGTACTCGGTCCTTCGGCGCCGTGTCGTTGCCAGCTGGAGCACACTTCGTATGCGGGCAGCGATGTTTGGAATTCTATCGACGGCTGTGATCGCATCGGCCGATGAGATTCATCAGATCTTCCTGCCAACACGCGGTGCGTCTATTTGGGATGTGCTTCTTGATACCAGTGGAGCGGTTGTGCTGAATAGTCTGTTTCTTGCGTTTCTGGCAGCGCGACGCAACGCCCTGCTGCATCCGCAAACCCAGTTCATCACCCTGGGACTGTCGTTCGCACAGCTGCCGGAACAATTCGCAAACTCGCACGACGTGCGGATTCTGCGCGCTCAATCCGTGAAAGGTATTGCCGAAATTCGCCGCGGAGTTCGCAACACGAAGCGCTGGTCGGCCCCCTCGCTGCGGACGCCTACTTTTACTCGCTCGCAGGGCGCAGCAACTTCCCTAACAGAAACGACAGAAGGATAA
- a CDS encoding nucleoside monophosphate kinase: MSEHELNQTPAPVDGFIPGPVLLLGAPGVGKGTQAQILMDLWGIPQISTGDIIRENIKLGTPVGLEFQDLVAQGIFVPDELVNRMVALRLSQPDAARGYILDGYPRTLGQAQWLDAQLFGDGFPGTNGEITPAGRLPVVAVSIEVRYDELLRRITGRRTGPVSKRIYNIYTNPPLVEGVDDVDGQPLVQRPDDTEEVFAERMRQFADLTAPVIEHYRAQGRFEVVDGEQPVEVVTETIVAALKRLRREGM; encoded by the coding sequence GTGTCAGAACATGAACTGAATCAAACACCGGCTCCAGTGGATGGCTTCATCCCTGGGCCGGTGCTTCTTCTGGGCGCACCCGGAGTAGGCAAGGGAACGCAGGCGCAGATCCTGATGGACCTGTGGGGCATCCCGCAGATTTCCACCGGCGACATCATCCGCGAGAACATCAAGCTGGGCACCCCGGTAGGCCTCGAGTTTCAGGATCTGGTGGCACAGGGCATCTTCGTGCCGGATGAGTTGGTTAACCGTATGGTGGCATTGCGTTTAAGCCAGCCGGATGCCGCGCGCGGTTACATCCTGGACGGCTATCCCCGGACGTTGGGGCAGGCACAGTGGCTGGACGCGCAGCTTTTCGGAGACGGATTCCCGGGTACAAACGGCGAAATCACGCCTGCCGGACGACTTCCAGTCGTTGCAGTAAGTATCGAAGTTCGGTATGATGAGTTGTTGCGTCGTATCACTGGTCGGCGCACAGGTCCGGTCTCCAAGCGGATTTACAACATCTACACCAATCCTCCGCTCGTTGAGGGGGTTGATGATGTGGATGGTCAGCCGCTTGTGCAGCGCCCGGACGACACCGAAGAAGTTTTTGCGGAGCGGATGCGGCAGTTTGCGGATCTGACTGCGCCGGTGATCGAGCATTATCGCGCCCAGGGCCGGTTTGAGGTTGTGGACGGCGAGCAGCCGGTGGAAGTGGTAACGGAAACAATCGTCGCGGCGCTGAAGCGTCTGCGGCGCGAGGGCATGTAA
- the rpmJ gene encoding 50S ribosomal protein L36, whose translation MKVRASVKKICDKCQIVHRKGVVRVICEVAKHKQRQG comes from the coding sequence ATGAAGGTACGCGCTTCAGTTAAGAAGATTTGCGACAAGTGCCAGATCGTTCACCGTAAGGGTGTTGTACGAGTGATCTGCGAAGTTGCAAAGCACAAGCAGCGCCAGGGATAA
- a CDS encoding VanZ family protein — protein sequence MSRPVLLGGRQAPATTTFLSWLLRTWLPVMIMLVAIATESTHTFSSDHTSGWLQAVYQAIAGRVSAERWLTIHHHIRKTGHFTGYGLLGLAWLRAWLLFWLIPMKHRSEGVWRGYAMGMALACTTLVASLDELHQSFMADRTGLVSDVWLDTSGAACLILLSFLLGKLLRPASE from the coding sequence ATGAGCCGGCCTGTACTACTTGGTGGCCGTCAGGCTCCCGCCACAACAACCTTTCTGAGTTGGCTGCTTCGCACCTGGCTACCGGTAATGATCATGCTGGTGGCGATCGCAACGGAATCGACGCATACATTCTCGTCGGATCACACTTCGGGATGGCTGCAGGCGGTATATCAGGCGATTGCAGGGCGCGTTTCTGCTGAGCGATGGTTGACGATCCATCACCACATTCGCAAGACCGGACATTTCACTGGCTACGGGCTGCTGGGGCTCGCATGGCTGCGAGCGTGGTTGCTCTTCTGGCTGATCCCAATGAAGCATCGTTCGGAAGGTGTTTGGCGTGGTTACGCCATGGGAATGGCGCTTGCCTGCACGACTCTGGTGGCGTCGTTGGACGAGCTGCACCAAAGCTTTATGGCAGACCGCACCGGGCTGGTATCCGATGTGTGGCTGGATACCAGCGGCGCTGCCTGTCTTATCCTTCTGTCGTTTCTGTTAGGGAAGTTGCTGCGCCCTGCGAGCGAGTAA
- the map gene encoding type I methionyl aminopeptidase, protein MAIAIKTPQEIEKMRASGRILRQVHVAVEAAVKPGATTMDLERVAEAKIRELGGKPAFKGYNDYPCCLCTSVNSEVIHGIPSEKKVLQEGDIVSVDCGVILEGYYSDAAGTYPVGKISPETRKLLDVTKASLEQAIQEVRVGGTVGDIGAVVQEICEAEGYGVVKDFVGHGIGKNMHEDPQVPNYGKRGKGTKLKAGMVLAIEPMINAGTADVKVLKDGWTAVTTDGSMSAHFEHTVAVTKDGPVVLTQ, encoded by the coding sequence ATGGCGATCGCGATTAAAACACCGCAGGAAATCGAGAAGATGCGTGCAAGCGGACGCATCCTGCGTCAGGTCCACGTTGCAGTGGAAGCGGCTGTGAAGCCGGGCGCCACAACGATGGATCTGGAGCGCGTTGCCGAGGCAAAGATTCGTGAGCTGGGCGGCAAGCCGGCATTCAAGGGATACAACGATTACCCCTGCTGCCTGTGCACCTCAGTGAACAGCGAGGTGATCCATGGGATCCCCTCGGAGAAGAAGGTTCTGCAGGAAGGCGACATTGTGTCGGTGGACTGCGGCGTGATTCTGGAAGGCTATTACTCTGACGCAGCGGGAACGTACCCCGTGGGTAAGATCAGCCCGGAAACACGCAAGCTGCTGGATGTGACGAAAGCGTCGCTCGAGCAGGCGATTCAGGAAGTACGCGTTGGTGGCACGGTAGGTGACATTGGCGCGGTCGTGCAGGAGATTTGCGAAGCCGAAGGATACGGTGTGGTCAAGGATTTTGTAGGCCACGGCATCGGCAAGAACATGCACGAAGACCCGCAGGTTCCGAACTACGGAAAGCGCGGCAAGGGAACAAAGCTCAAGGCAGGCATGGTGCTTGCGATCGAGCCGATGATTAACGCTGGAACGGCTGACGTGAAGGTGTTGAAGGACGGATGGACCGCAGTGACGACGGACGGCAGCATGAGCGCCCACTTCGAACACACGGTAGCTGTTACGAAAGATGGTCCGGTCGTCCTCACGCAGTAA